A single window of Oncorhynchus keta strain PuntledgeMale-10-30-2019 chromosome 34, Oket_V2, whole genome shotgun sequence DNA harbors:
- the LOC118366769 gene encoding cell cycle control protein 50C, whose product MGKAKANAGPLARRPDNSAFKQQRLPAWSPMLTAQTVLPFFYGMAIVCVLLGVWLLVTVQNTHELKVDYTHAGSCDKCFEMRKDRANANQSCNCTVVFNIENTFKGDVFFYYGLINFHQNLRQYMDSRDDGQMIGRNKNLKNPSSYCEPFIKDKNGLPIAPCGAVANSMFNDSFTLMYHSAAGSRVVPLFRKGITWYTDKNVKFRNPQVENKTLTLAQVFEGTGQPLYWQKPVYDLDPWDRNNNGFINEDLIVWMREAAFPNFKKLYGVLNRAIEPFTDGLPAGNYSVLIFYNFPVEYFQGRKEVVLSTVSWFGGQNNFLPIAYLVTGCLILLLAVILTAVWWKFGKNGRNMEE is encoded by the exons ATGGGCAAGGCGAAGGCCAACGCTGGGCCCCTGGCCCGGAGGCCTGATAACTCTGCTTTCAAACAGCAGAGACTGCCTGCCTGGTCCCCCATGCTCACAGCTCAAACCGTCCTGCCTTTCTTCTACGGTATGGCcattgtgtgtgtgctgctgggAGTGTGGCTACTTGTCACCGTGCAGAATACACATGAACTGAAG gtagactacacacacgCAGGGTCATGTGATAAGTGTTTTGAGATGCGTAAAGACCGTGCCAATGCGAACCAGAGCTGCAACTGCACTGTGGTGTTTAACATTGAGAACACGTTCAag GGAGATGTGTTCTTCTATTACGGCCTGATCAACTTCCACCAGAACCTCCGGCAATACATGGACTCCAGGGATGATGGACAGATGATTGGGAGAAATAAAAACCTCAAG aaCCCGAGCTCCTATTGCGAGCCCTTCATAAAGGATAAGAACGGACTCCCTATTGCCCCTTGTGGGGCTGTGGCCAACAGCATGTTCAACG ACTCCTTCACTCTGATGTACCACTCAGCAGCGGGCAGTCGGGTGGTTCCTCTATTCAGGAAGGGCATCACCTGGTACACCGACAAGAACGTCAAGTTCCGCAACCCACAGGTGGAGAACAAAACCCTAACGTTAGCACAGGTGTTTGAAG gcACGGGCCAGCCTCTGTACTGGCAGAAGCCCGTATATGACCTGGACCCCTGGGACCGCAACAACAACGGCTTCATCAACGAGGACCTCATCGTGTGGATGAGGGAGGCTGCCTTCCCCAACTTCAAGAAGCTCTACGGGGTCCTGAACCGAGCCATAGAACCCTTCACCGATGGGCTGCCGGCTGGAAACTACAGCGTCCTTATCTTCTACA ACTTCCCAGTGGAGTACTTCCAGGGCAGAAAGGAAGTGGTCCTGTCCACAGTCAGCTGGTTTGGGGGTCAGAACAACTTCCTGCCCATAGCCTACCTGGTCACAGGCTGTCTCATCCTGCTCCTCGCTGTCATCCTCACCGCTGTCTGGTGGAAGTTTGGTAAGAACGGACGGAATATGGAGGAGTGA